In Silene latifolia isolate original U9 population chromosome X, ASM4854445v1, whole genome shotgun sequence, the following proteins share a genomic window:
- the LOC141617213 gene encoding uncharacterized protein LOC141617213, with the protein MFTIPCSIGDKSFTHAMLDLSASINVMPYALYETLGLPPLNKTDVVIQLVDCPNIYPKGMVEDVLVEVDHLTFLADFYVLDIEVDSRATPILLGRPFMKTSKTKIDVSNGNLTLEFDGKELTYNIYDAMRQPNDLHYCYFLDIIEPIVSQVYKLCQRDLLEVALTNDLGREGLRVLLPHDVQEYFENLEKEELFIGKIAIEDSKNEER; encoded by the coding sequence ATGTTTACCATACCATGCTCTATTGGGGACAAGAGCTTCACTCATGCTATGTTAGATCTTAGTGCATCAATCAATGTTATGCCTTATGCTTTATATGAGACCTTAGGACTCCCACCCTTGAATAAAACCGACGTAGTGATCCAACTTGTGGATTGCCCCAACATATACCCGAAGGGGATGGTGGAGGACGTATTGGTAGAGGTAGACCATTTGACCTTCCTGGCCGACTTCTATGTCCTTGACATAGAAGTTGACTCGAGGGCCACTCCAATCCTTTTGGGGAGGCCTTTCATGAAAACCTCCAAAACCAAAATTGATGTATCCAATGGAAATCTCACCCTGGAGTTTGACGGGAAGGAACTCACCTATAACATATATGATGCTATGAGACAACCAAATGATTTGCATTATTGCTATTTCTTGGATATAATAGAACCTATTGTCTCTCAAGTTTATAAATTGTGTCAAAGGGACCTCCTTGAGGTTGCCCTTACTAATGATTTGGGAAGAGAAGGGTTGCGTGTGTTGTTGCCTCATGATGTGCAGGAGTATTTCGAAAACTTGGAAAAAGAAGAGCTTTTCATTGGGAAGATAGCAATTGAGGATAGCAAAAATGAGGAGCGATGA